In Acanthopagrus latus isolate v.2019 chromosome 6, fAcaLat1.1, whole genome shotgun sequence, the genomic window CCATTACATGACCCAGACAGAGCACTCACTCTCAATTCAAAGCACCTGCACTTGGAAGGTTTTAATAATGTCACTGAGTTCTTCTCGGTCTCTTCCTCCCCAGGTTGGCGACAGGAGCTTCCCCTTGGAGGCAGTGAAGCAGTTGATGTTGCTGATGGACTTGGACGACAGCGTTAACCCTCACCTCGCCGAGACGAGCGTGGCGGCTGTTTGCGCTGACCCTCTGCTGCCGCAGATCTTTCTGCCCGTGTGTCAAGAGAAGGGAGCGGGCATCACTTTCTCCAAACTAGGTAATACGGAGCAAATAAGGAAATAACATGTGGAATATAAGGGCATCGGCTTTGTTTTTGCACCTACATATTATAGTCATACTTGAGACCTTGAGACCACTAAGACAGGGAGGATTTTGACACCAGAGCAGGCAGTCACAGTTGATGGGTGCTGAGGGGCCAGTCTGTATAACGACATCATTATTAACGTAGCTGGACAGTTATGGTTTTTGTTATTGAATTGAAGGACCAGGGTAACTCATATCTGATGCTTACTAATGACATTTACAATATTTGAGGACATTttgcactgcagcagacagcaaacTGAAGCATCGACAGCAGGGAGacgaagagggagagaaattcaCCAGACATCCTTGTAAAATCACTTGATTTTGTGAAttgttgagttaggagaaactttatGAACTTACTGAATCACTGTctatgacaaattcttaataATTCGGGCCTTTTTGTAAATTCGGCATGTGTTATGCACACATGTGTGCGTTGAAACATTGTGCACTTGTAGTTCCTGCGTCCATGTCCGGGGGTCGTGACCCTGAAACTTTCAAGCTTCAAAGACTTATTTTCCTGCCTCTTGGTGACTCTTAAAGgataaagacaacaaaataataagtATAAAGCAACGGCATTTGTATGTTAAATAATTTTAACAATGCAGGATAAGTGCCCTCCTCTGGCATAAACCATTATCAAGCAGTTTATTTTGCCCCTTTTTGAGTGTATTCGTGCAGCTGCCCTGTGTTTGTCAGCCTCACGATGATGACTGACATTAAATTTGCTTgagtatttctctctctctcatctatTTCTCTGTGTTGCAATAGTACAGCAGACGTCATACTATAGCGTGCCAGAAACAGGTCATGATAACTAAAATATTTGTTGTTAATTGGGAGAAATACGGGAGAGTTGTGACCTCGGGAGGAAACTGGCAGGgctcactgaaaaaaacaggaggTTTGCAGGTATGATTAAGGTGCGTTGATCCCAAGCCGCCATCGTTTGTAT contains:
- the LOC119020402 gene encoding guanylin-like, whose product is MRVLGVVLVLVLCVCRGAAGVQVKVGDRSFPLEAVKQLMLLMDLDDSVNPHLAETSVAAVCADPLLPQIFLPVCQEKGAGITFSKLVDIMTSTDPCEICANPACFGCRD